A genome region from Pseudomonas pergaminensis includes the following:
- a CDS encoding TIGR03364 family FAD-dependent oxidoreductase produces MTHHSDLLIIGAGILGLSHAYAAAKRGLTVKVFERSATPLGASVRNFGQALVTGQPPGPMLDLARESRAIWGQWAERAGLQLKRNGSYLFARTEAEEHLLEAFCAGRAAEHGYNVELLQGAAMKDLYGGQFRHHRAALHGKDDQQLYSREAIPALISYLAQELNVEFYFSTLVRDVEPGQLHSTAGSFRGEQIIVCSGHDYQTLLAESIAELNPSICRLQMLRARPVVNLNLQHALLTGLSCVHYGAFADLPEAAPVQAQILRETPHLHEHGIHLLISPTPHGELIIGDSHDYGSDASPFNAEQIDDWMIALAEQTLGCKIQVVERWQGVYGSRGPGPFSFLRAAPGVSAALMHTGVGMSVGPAMAERNITTLWGAA; encoded by the coding sequence ATGACACACCACAGCGACCTACTGATCATCGGCGCCGGCATCCTCGGCCTGTCCCACGCCTATGCCGCTGCCAAGCGCGGCCTCACGGTCAAGGTGTTCGAGCGCAGCGCCACGCCACTGGGCGCATCGGTGCGCAACTTCGGCCAGGCCCTGGTCACTGGCCAACCGCCGGGGCCAATGCTCGACCTGGCCCGGGAAAGCCGTGCTATCTGGGGGCAATGGGCTGAGCGGGCGGGTCTGCAGCTCAAGCGTAACGGCTCTTACCTGTTCGCCCGCACCGAAGCGGAGGAGCATTTGCTGGAAGCCTTCTGCGCCGGCCGCGCTGCAGAGCACGGCTACAACGTCGAACTGCTGCAAGGCGCGGCCATGAAGGATCTGTACGGCGGCCAGTTCCGTCATCACCGCGCCGCATTGCATGGCAAGGACGATCAGCAGCTGTATTCGCGTGAAGCGATCCCGGCGCTGATCAGCTACCTGGCGCAAGAGCTGAACGTGGAGTTCTATTTCTCCACGCTGGTGCGCGACGTGGAGCCGGGCCAATTGCACAGCACGGCGGGCAGTTTTCGCGGCGAGCAGATCATCGTGTGCTCCGGCCACGACTACCAGACCCTGCTGGCCGAATCGATCGCCGAACTCAACCCGAGCATCTGCCGCCTGCAAATGTTGCGCGCCCGCCCGGTGGTGAACCTGAACCTGCAACACGCATTGCTCACCGGCTTGAGTTGCGTGCACTACGGTGCCTTCGCCGATCTGCCGGAAGCCGCGCCGGTGCAGGCGCAGATCCTGCGTGAAACGCCACACCTGCACGAGCACGGCATCCATCTGCTGATCAGCCCGACCCCCCATGGCGAACTGATCATCGGCGACTCCCATGATTACGGCAGCGACGCGTCGCCCTTCAATGCCGAGCAGATCGACGACTGGATGATCGCACTGGCCGAGCAAACTCTGGGCTGCAAGATCCAAGTGGTGGAGCGCTGGCAGGGCGTATACGGCTCGCGCGGACCGGGACCGTTCTCCTTCCTGAGGGCTGCTCCAGGCGTGAGTGCGGCGTTGATGCACACCGGCGTGGGCATGAGCGTGGGGCCGGCGATGGCTGAGCGAAATATCACCACCTTGTGGGGAGCGGCGTGA
- a CDS encoding putative 2-aminoethylphosphonate ABC transporter substrate-binding protein, protein MFKPLALVAAVLTAFSLNAFAKTELTVYTALEAEQLKTYKQAFEKANPDIEIKWVRDSTGIITAKLLAEKARPQADVVWGLAASSLAILDQQGMLDNYAPKDLDKIGKNYRDAANPPAWVGMDVWAATICFNTVEAEKQGLTKPVSWQDLTKPEYKGKIVMPNPASSGTGFLDVSAWLQTFGEKQGWQYMDDLHQNIGQYVHSGSKPCKLAASGEFPIGISFEYPAVQLKRQGAPLDIILPKEGLGWDIEATAVIKGTAHADAARKLADFSASTAAMDLYKDNFAVLAQPGIAKPQTELPADYEQRLIKNDFAWASKNRDSILAEWRKRYDGKSEKVAGQ, encoded by the coding sequence ATGTTCAAGCCCCTGGCGCTGGTCGCTGCCGTACTCACTGCATTCAGCCTGAATGCCTTCGCCAAGACCGAGCTGACCGTGTACACGGCCCTCGAAGCCGAGCAGTTGAAGACCTATAAGCAGGCCTTTGAAAAGGCCAACCCCGACATCGAGATCAAGTGGGTGCGCGACTCCACGGGCATCATCACCGCCAAGCTGCTGGCCGAGAAAGCCCGCCCGCAGGCTGATGTGGTGTGGGGCCTGGCCGCCTCCAGCCTGGCGATCCTCGACCAGCAAGGCATGCTGGACAACTACGCACCGAAGGACCTGGACAAGATCGGCAAAAACTACCGTGACGCCGCCAACCCTCCGGCCTGGGTCGGCATGGACGTGTGGGCGGCGACCATTTGCTTCAACACCGTCGAAGCCGAAAAGCAGGGCCTGACCAAGCCGGTGAGCTGGCAGGACCTGACCAAGCCTGAGTACAAGGGCAAGATCGTCATGCCCAACCCGGCCTCGTCCGGCACCGGTTTCCTGGACGTCAGCGCCTGGTTGCAGACCTTTGGCGAGAAGCAAGGCTGGCAATACATGGACGACCTGCACCAGAACATCGGCCAGTACGTTCACTCCGGCTCCAAGCCGTGCAAGCTCGCGGCGTCGGGTGAATTCCCGATCGGGATCAGCTTCGAATACCCGGCCGTGCAGTTGAAACGCCAGGGCGCGCCGCTGGACATCATCCTACCGAAAGAAGGCCTGGGCTGGGACATCGAAGCCACGGCGGTGATCAAGGGCACAGCCCACGCCGATGCGGCCAGAAAACTGGCTGACTTCTCTGCCAGCACAGCAGCCATGGACCTGTACAAGGACAACTTTGCCGTCCTCGCCCAACCAGGCATTGCCAAGCCGCAGACCGAATTGCCGGCCGACTATGAACAACGCCTGATCAAGAATGACTTTGCCTGGGCGTCGAAGAACCGCGATAGCATCCTGGCCGAGTGGCGCAAGCGCTATGACGGGAAGTCGGAGAAGGTGGCGGGCCAGTAA
- a CDS encoding putative 2-aminoethylphosphonate ABC transporter permease subunit, whose translation MARVMTLPRQATRAERGDRLFVLGGKWLWLLLLSVAVLLPLLAIFWRGFSSEAGQGGGLVAARELVTSDNFHWLLGNSLKVSLSVAAIVVPLAYLFAYALQRTLIPGKSIWRGLSLLPLMAPSMLPGIALVYLFGNQGMLRGLLSDNIYGFWGIVLGEVIYTFPHALMILLSALSLADARLFDAASSMGASPARAFRSITWPATRQAVFAAFCLVFTLTITDFGVPVVVGGDYQVLALEAYKAVVGQQQFGRGALIGMVLLLPALFSFGVDAWLRRRHGDSMSGRAQVFQPAPSRLRDACYLAIVLLICAVLLLVFGMAVYSSLVKFWPYNLSLSLNHYQFEDTAGGGWLAYRNSLTMALCTALIGSVLIFTGAYLMEKTKGQKGLNLALRMLTFVPMAVPGLVLGLGYVFFFNLNGNPLHVFYGTMTLLVVCTIAHYLTTAQMTATTALRQLDAEFEAAALSLKAPLYRHYLKVTVPICLPALLDIVRYLFVSAMTTVSAAIFLYSPDTILAAVAVLNMDDAGNVGGAAAMSTLILFTSGSVSLLLAWASRGALRRSQAWRQTAPGQ comes from the coding sequence ATGGCTAGGGTGATGACGCTGCCGCGCCAGGCTACCCGCGCCGAAAGGGGTGACCGTCTTTTCGTGCTTGGCGGCAAGTGGCTGTGGCTTTTGCTGCTGAGCGTCGCCGTGCTGCTGCCACTGCTGGCGATCTTCTGGCGCGGTTTCAGCAGCGAAGCCGGGCAGGGCGGTGGCCTGGTGGCCGCGCGGGAATTGGTCACGAGTGACAACTTCCACTGGCTGCTGGGCAATAGCCTCAAGGTTTCCCTCAGCGTTGCTGCCATCGTCGTACCGCTTGCCTACCTGTTTGCCTACGCGCTGCAACGCACGTTGATTCCCGGTAAGTCGATCTGGCGTGGCCTGTCGCTGCTGCCGCTGATGGCTCCGTCGATGCTGCCGGGCATCGCGCTGGTGTATCTGTTCGGCAACCAGGGCATGCTGCGCGGGCTGCTCTCGGACAATATCTACGGCTTCTGGGGCATTGTGCTGGGTGAGGTGATCTACACCTTCCCACACGCCCTGATGATTCTGCTGTCGGCGCTGTCCTTGGCGGATGCGCGACTGTTCGACGCCGCTTCCAGCATGGGCGCCAGCCCGGCCCGGGCGTTTCGCAGCATCACCTGGCCGGCCACGCGCCAGGCGGTGTTCGCCGCGTTCTGCCTGGTGTTCACCCTCACCATCACCGACTTCGGCGTGCCTGTAGTCGTGGGCGGCGATTACCAGGTGCTGGCGCTGGAGGCCTACAAAGCCGTGGTTGGCCAGCAGCAGTTCGGGCGTGGCGCATTGATCGGCATGGTGTTGCTGCTGCCGGCGCTGTTCAGCTTTGGTGTGGATGCCTGGCTGCGCCGCCGTCATGGCGATTCGATGAGCGGGCGTGCCCAAGTGTTCCAGCCGGCGCCATCGCGCCTGAGAGACGCCTGCTACCTGGCCATCGTGCTGCTGATCTGTGCCGTGTTGCTGCTGGTGTTCGGCATGGCGGTGTATTCGTCGCTGGTGAAGTTCTGGCCGTACAACCTATCGCTGTCGCTCAACCACTATCAGTTCGAAGACACGGCGGGCGGCGGTTGGCTGGCCTATCGCAACAGCCTGACCATGGCGTTGTGCACGGCGTTGATCGGCAGCGTGCTGATCTTCACCGGGGCCTACCTGATGGAAAAAACCAAGGGTCAGAAAGGCCTCAACCTCGCCCTGCGCATGCTCACTTTCGTGCCGATGGCGGTGCCTGGGTTGGTGCTGGGCCTGGGCTACGTGTTCTTTTTCAACCTCAACGGCAACCCGCTGCATGTGTTCTACGGGACCATGACCCTGCTGGTGGTGTGCACCATTGCGCACTACCTGACCACCGCACAGATGACCGCCACCACCGCACTGCGCCAGCTCGACGCCGAGTTCGAAGCCGCCGCGTTGTCGCTCAAGGCGCCGTTGTACCGGCATTACCTGAAAGTGACGGTGCCGATCTGCCTGCCGGCGCTGCTGGACATCGTGCGCTACCTGTTTGTGTCGGCGATGACCACCGTGTCAGCCGCGATTTTCCTCTACAGCCCCGACACCATCCTCGCCGCCGTCGCCGTGTTGAACATGGACGACGCTGGCAACGTGGGCGGTGCGGCGGCCATGTCGACCCTGATCCTGTTCACCTCAGGCAGCGTCTCGCTGCTGCTGGCGTGGGCTTCACGTGGCGCACTGCGCCGCTCCCAAGCCTGGCGCCAGACCGCGCCAGGCCAATAA